In Daucus carota subsp. sativus chromosome 4, DH1 v3.0, whole genome shotgun sequence, one DNA window encodes the following:
- the LOC108218288 gene encoding non-specific lipid transfer protein GPI-anchored 3 codes for MMENTKLVLVLCILMSSCVTLCVSSSSFDADLGDYLGGMMGGSSVSCMEKLLPCQPFLVPGPAPPPANCCIPLKQLITNDTKCICDTFNNPLVRGSLNVSMDDIMKLPKACNETFDIAVCNATGPAASVEDAKTQSTPGKAKTASLDSESPPAAADSDSSQDGDAEADAAPDADSKASGANAKFVSSIGREYTTSLAFFVAFVLSVY; via the exons ATGATGGAAAACACAAAGTTGGTTCTAGTGCTTTGTATCCTGATGTCTTCATGTGTTACATTGTGTGTATCATCCTCCTCATTTGACGCAGATCTGGGTGATTATCTTGGTGGCATGATGGGTGGTTCAAGCGTTTCGTGCATGGAGAAACTCCTTCCATGCCAACCCTTTCTGGTGCCGGGGCCCGCGCCGCCTCCGGCCAATTGCTGCATCCCCCTCAAGCAACTCATCACCAACGATACCAAATGCATTTGTGATACCTTTAACAATCCCCTTGTCAGGGGATCTCTTAATGTTTCCATGGACGATATCATGAAACTTCCCAAGGCTTGTAACGAAACCTTTGACATTGCTGTCTGCAACGCGACCGGCCCAG CAGCATCAGTCGAAGATGCTAAAACTCAAAGCACTCCAGGCAAAGCCAAGACTGCAAGCTTAGACAGTGAATCGCCGCCTGCAGCTGCAGATAGTGATTCCAGCCAAGATGGCGATGCAGAAGCTGATGCCGCCCCGGATGCTGATTCGAAAGCAAGTGGAGCAAATGCAAAATTTGTGTCCTCTATCGGACGTGAATATACGACATCTCTGGCTTTCTTTGTGGCTTTCGTTCTATCTGTATATTAG